A genomic window from Leptolyngbya sp. BL0902 includes:
- the leuD gene encoding 3-isopropylmalate dehydratase small subunit, producing MSKIQHIAGTGIPLVGNDIDTDRIIPARFLKCVTFDGLGEQVFADDRLSLAGRHPFDQEPYQNASILVVNRNFGCGSSREHAPQAIARWGIRGIVGESFAEIFFGNCVAIGVPCVTATAEAVTQMQQALTADPTLEVTLDLDNLRVHYGDQSVPVEMPEGVRQAFLAGTWDACGQLVANAEKIGATARQLAYMTW from the coding sequence ATGTCAAAAATTCAGCATATTGCCGGAACTGGAATCCCCTTGGTTGGCAACGATATTGATACGGATCGGATTATTCCAGCTCGGTTTCTGAAGTGTGTCACCTTTGATGGACTCGGTGAACAGGTGTTTGCGGATGATCGCCTTTCCCTGGCGGGTCGGCATCCTTTTGACCAAGAACCCTATCAAAACGCCTCTATTTTGGTGGTGAACCGCAATTTTGGCTGCGGATCTTCCCGTGAACATGCGCCCCAAGCCATTGCCCGATGGGGAATTCGCGGCATTGTGGGGGAAAGTTTTGCAGAAATTTTCTTTGGTAACTGCGTAGCCATCGGCGTTCCCTGCGTGACGGCAACGGCGGAGGCTGTCACCCAGATGCAGCAAGCGCTAACCGCCGACCCCACCCTTGAGGTGACGCTGGACTTGGATAATCTGCGGGTTCACTATGGCGATCAATCGGTACCTGTGGAAATGCCGGAGGGGGTGCGTCAGGCATTTTTGGCCGGAACCTGGGATGCCTGCGGTCAGTTGGTGGCCAATGCTGAAAAAATCGGGGCAACGGCGCGACAGTTAGCCTACATGACCTGGTAG